The region TTATGCACCGACCAGCCCGAGCCCCGGGGCGTGGAGAGAATCTGAGGGTCTGGTCGCGATTGAATAGCACAATGACACTGACCCGGCGCCTCACCGCCGTCGCGGCCATCGTCGTGGCGGCGATGATGTCGCCCGCATGCGCACAGACTGCGGGCACCGCGCGGGTCTCGTTGGACCAACTCTGCGCCGAGACGTTCGTCGTCGCGTGCGAAACAGGCGGCACATCGACGGTGGTCGTCATCCAGGAACAGACTCCCGCGGACGACATCAACCGGCTGGCTGAGCAACTCCACGTCGTCGCCGCACAACGAGCGGGAGACATCGTGATGCGCGCCGAGTCCTCCGAGCCACGCACCCTCGACCCCGAAGTCGCCCCTCCGTACGAGTGGCAGATCTCGATGGAGCCGGGCGACACCGAGACCTTCAAGACGACCGTCGCCGGCACACTCGCGGCCGCAAGCGTGCCCGGCGCCGTCGGCATAGCCGTCATCGACGGGTGGCCTTACGTCACCGTCGAGCGCCTCGAACAATTCGAGGACGTGTTCAGCCGCGTCTCCGCCACTCCGCTGTTCCAAGACGGCGGGACGTACACACTGCAGTCTCTCGACGAACGTCTCCGAATCGTCCACGTGCCGACCCGCACGAACGACGACGCCATCGTCGAGATCATCGCGGTTGCGCGCGACTACCCCAATGCCGAGGTCCTTCTCGAGGCCCCCACGAGTGGCCCACAAACTCCCACGTTCTACGTGTCGCGCCTCTCGCCCTCGCAGCAGCACGAACTCGACATGCGGCTCCGCGAGCCACGGCTCGCCGACGCCGACGTCGACGGATACGCGCTCGAGTACGTCCTCGGCTCCACCGGCGAGAACGGCACCACCTACACCAGCGGAACATTCGGATCCGTCCCCGGATAGCCACACCACGCCGGCAGGTGGGCAGCGCCACCGGCTTCCGGGCCGTTGGACGAGGTTCCACGTGCGACCATGGGCGGATGGATCGGCTGTCATTCGACCACGCCGTGCAGAACGAGCGACTCGGGCGCTGGCTGCACCACGGGCCGCCGACAGGCATGAGCGCGAATCAGCTGTGCCTGTGGCAGGCCGACGTATGGATGCTGATCATGACGGACGAGCGTGCCGGGCGCATCGAGACGACGTTCCGTCGATTCGATGACGAAGCGACGGCACTCGACGATGCGCTCGATGGACTTCGGTTCATGAAGCAGTTCTGAGGCTTCCGCGGATAGTCCGCGTTCGCGGCCCGACGGTCCGTCAGGCTTTCGCTGAGGAGTGACACCGAGCAGTGCATCCGATTTGGGTAGCCTCGCCGTATGAGCGGCCGGCGAATCACCTTCGACTCCGAGGCGGACGCCGCCTACTTCGCCATGGTGAAGGACATCGAAGCCGGCGAGTCGATCGAGAATGTCGTCCTCGAACGCGAACACGGCACGATCGTGCTGGATTTCGACCGCGACGGCCGGATGCTTGGCATCGAAGTCCTCGGCGCGCGTGCTCTCCTCACGCCGAAGACCCTGGAAGACGCGGAGCGGATCGGATAGCAACCGGTCCGCACATCGGTTCCCAGCTCCCATTGTCAAAGCCCTCGCCGCTGGCTAGATTCGCTATCGCGAGGGAAGGACACAGACTATGAGCCGCGATCGCTGAGATACCAAAGCGAGCCCCCGCCCGATCTTGTCGCGCGGGGGCTTCGTAATGTCGCTCGGCCGCAACGCCGCGGGCGGCACACCGATCATCCCTTCGGATGCTGTGCGCGGAACAAGACCAGGTACTCGCCGTCCGCACGCGCGTCGAGAAGCGCCGGTGCGCGGGCGATCTCTTCGAACCCGAAACCGGCGTGCATCCGCTGAGACGCGACGTTGTGGTCGTCCGTGAAGTAGAGCACCGTGTCGGACCGCTGCCAGATCCAGTCGATCCGCGCCCGGGTCAGGGCGTGTCCGATTCCTCGCCGACGATGGTCGGGATGCACGCTGACCCCGCCGAGGTAATAGCCGGCGGGGGCCGGGGCGACAGCATCCATCTGATGGTGGGTCTTGCCGGCGCCGACGATCGTGTCGTCCACGACGGCGACCACCACGCAGTGATCCGGGTCTTCGTCGAGCACTCGCGAGTCCCACGGCGATCGTCCGCATGCCTCGTGCACGGCGTTGATGCCGGGCAGGTCGTCGGGGTGCGCGTGCCGGATGATCACGCGCTGAGGGTATCGCGCAGGCAACGCCCGTCCCAGCAGCGCAGACCCGAGCGCGAAGGCGGCCGCCCCGGCTGCCCGCGCGCAGACGGGCTATCGTGCAAGCGTGCTGTACGTCGCATTCCTTCGAAACGTCAATCAGGGCCAGCTCGGGCATCCGTCGACCGCCATGGTCGTGGAGTCCTTCGCCGCTGCGGGAAGTGACGCTGCGGTGCCGTTCCAGAGCAACGGAACGATCGTCTTCGAAGCGACGGATGCCGACGCGATCGTCGCTGAGGTGGTCGCGATGCTGGGCGCACTGGGGTACCGCCGTGACTGCTTCGTCATGCCGGCATCCGAACTCTCCGCGATCGCTCACGCGTGGGCGGGATCACCGGCGGTGTCGCGCCTCGAGCTCACGCTGCACGACGGAGGCACGCTCGATGTCGACGGAGAGCTCGCGACGCGTGAGGCGGAGCGGCGCCGCTGCCGTCTGATCGCATCGGGACCGGGTTGGGTCGTCGTCCTCAACGACAGAGAACGCGAGAGCAACGGCACGCCGGCAGTCGAGCACGCGATCGGCGGCTCCGCGACCTCCCGTTCGTTGCGGACCGTGCTTCGGCTGCTGGATCGCCACGCACTTCGGTGACGTATCGCTGAGGCTGTCGACCCAGCGCCGACGATCGGCCTCGAGTGCTCGCCGCCCTTCCGCCCACGGGCGGCGCGTCGCCTGGTCGGCCGCCCGTGACCGGCTGGGGGAGCGCGTCACCGGTTCAACCGGAGACTGCGGCGGCATCCGAACCGACCGGCGCGGAGGCCGGCTCGCCCGCGGTGCGCCCGTCGGCGAACCGCGCTCGCGCGCGATCGTGGCGACGCTCGACCGGAACGAGCTCGGTCGCCTTGGCCAGCCCCATCGGCCGGGTCGATACGAACATGCTCTCGGCGCGCTCGACCAGGTAGGTCTCGTGCCAGATGCCGACGGCACCGGGTGCCTTGCGTGCGAGGCGATTGAATCGGCTCCACGCCGGACGGTGCTCGGCGGACGGATCGGATGCGTACGCGTACAGCTTCTCGGCCGACGACCAGTACTGCACCACCCAAGGCCCTCCCGCCCCGAACAGCAGCTCGTACCCGAGCAGTCCGGAGTCGGGCGCCGTTGAAAGCTCGCGAAGCATCTTCGGCATCTCGAGGAACACCGGAAGCCACAGGTCGGGGCGCCACCAGGAGTTGATCTGCATCCCGATGTGGAACACGACCAGCTCTCCGTCGTGGCGGTGGGTCATCCGACCGGGAACGATGCGGGACATGAGTGATCCTCTCGATTCGATAGTGACGCTATCCAGTTTAGATAGCTGTACTATCTGAATGTCAAGGGGGCCAATGAGAATCTCAGAGCTTTCAGCGTCGACCGGCGTTCCCATCGCGACGATCAAGTACTACCTGCGCGAAGGGCTCCTGCCTGAGGGCGTGCGGACGTCTGCGACCCAGGCCGTCTACGGCGACCTCCACGAGCGCCGGCTCGGCGTGATCCGCGCGCTGGTGTCGTCGGGCGTCAGCATCGCCGACATCCGTCGCGTCATCGCCGCCCTCGACGACCCGCCCGCCTCGCCGCACGAACTTCTGGGGCTCGCGCACTCGGCCGTGACGCCGCCGGCCGACGAGACGATCGACCTCGCGGCCGCCGAGGTGCTGGCGACCCGGCTGGGCTGGACGCCGGGCATGTGCGATCCCGCCCTGCTCGGGCAGATCGCGCGATCGCTCGAGACACTCGACCTGGCCGGCTTCACAGTTCCGGATGCCGTCATGTCGGCGTACCTCGACGCCGCAGCCGCGATCGCGCAGGCCGAGCTCTCGGAGGTTCCGGCCGAATCGGCCGAGGCCGCGGTCAGGTACGTCGTGCTGGGTTCGGTGCTCGTCGAGCCGCTGCTGCTCGGCCTGCGCCGGGTGGCCGAGCAGGTCGCGTCGTCGCAGCGTTTCGGGAGCGCAACCGGCGCGCCGGCCGCCCCGATGCCCGGTCAGTCGTCGGAGTGAACTGCACGTTCCCAGTACTGAAGCTCGACGGTGTGCTCCGGCAGCGCCCGCGACACCTCGTGGAAGAGACGGACCCCCTCGGCCTCATGGGCTGAGGCGATCGCCTGATCGGGCCAGCCGTGCTCGTAGCTGAAGAAGTCGTTGAACTGCGCTGCCCAGGCGCGGGCATCCGCGGCGAGATCATCGGGAAGGGCCGGGTCGCCGTCGGCGCACAGCCCACCGTGCCAGAACGGCCAGTCCGCCGAGTAGTCGTTCATGAGCCGGTAGCGCACCCGACCAGTATCCACGCACACCTGCGCGCAGCCTTCCGCCGCCATGCGAGCTCGGCTAGAGTGATCGCCGATCGGTGCGCCGCGCAGTGCGCGCCCCGGAACCGGAAGGAGGACGAGTGATGGCTGTCTCTGTGATGCCCCGAATCCCTCACCCCTTCCGTGAGGTCGCCCGCACCCGTTGATCATCGGCGACCTCCTGTTCCTGGAGTCTCCGACCGATGTCATTTCTGCTGTCCGACGCTTTCCCTCCCTCCGACCCCCTGCGGTTCGACGAGCCCGACGACGACCTTCCCGAGCCCGGCCCAGATCAGCGATGGTCGACGTGGCCGGCATCGCCTCCCACCCAGCGCGGCCCGCTGCCGCACCCCGACTGGGTGGTCACCGCGAGCGGCGCGTTCGACACCGAGCTCGGCGTCGTGAAGACCGGCAAGGAGGCCGACGTCTTCCTCATCGAGCGTGCGGTCCCCGGCGAGGGCGGCGCGCTTCTCGCCGCCAAGCGCTATCGCAGCGCCCACCACAGCGACTTCCACCGCTCGGGTACGTACGAGGAAGGCCGTACGGTGCGCAACACCCGCGACGCCCGCGCGATCGAGCGCAAGACCGCGTACGGCAGGCGCGTCGCGGCGACGCACTGGGCGGGCAGCGAGTTCGCCGCGCTGGTGCGCGCCTGGGAGGCCGGTGTACCCGTCCCGTACCCGGTGCAGGTGAGCGAGAGCGAGGTGCTGATGGAGTTCGTCGGCGACGGTCGCACGGCGGCGCCGCGGCTGGCGCAGTCGCGTCTGCACGGTGACGAGCTGAAGGATGCCTTCGGCCAGGTGGTGCGGATCCTCGAGGCGTTCGCGCGTGGGGGCTTCGCGCACGGCGACCTGTCGCCGTACAACCTGCTCGACCACCACGGCCGGATCGTCGTGATCGATCTTCCACAGGTGGTCGACATCGCGGCGAACCCGCAGGGCCTGGAGTTCCTGCACCGCGACGTGGTGAACGTGTCGGCCTGGTTCACGCGCCGCGGTCTCGTGAACGACCCCGAGGAACTGTTCGGCGGGCTGGTCTCGCTGCTGTGGTGACCGCCCCGCGACTTGCTCGGGGACCGGGGCCTGACGGGCTCGGCGACCGTCGGGGGGACACAGGCAGAACGGCCCCAGCGCCGAAGCACCGGAGCCGTTCTGGAAGCCTGGGTCAGCCGGTTGCCGCGAGGGCGAACTTCACCGAACCGTCGGCGGCGAGCTCCGCATCGAGGATGCGGTCGTCGAGTGCCTGATTCGCGGCGGTGTCGAGGAACACCCGGGCGCCGTCGGTCACCACGACGGTGTCTTCCGGCTCGGGCGCCTGCGCGACGCTGAGTTCGAATCCGGTCTGAGCGCCGGTGTCGCGGATGCGGACACCGCCGTCCTCCGCCTGCGGAACACGCTCGATGATCGTCTTCACTGCTTCGGCTGCGGTCTGGGTCAGAGTGAGCATTGCTGCTTCCTTTCCATAGCGGACTGCGGACGGGCCACGATGCCGAGATCGCTGCCCGCCCGCAACCTCTGACACACCATGCGCCGTCATTGCCAGGGCTTACCCAGGGTGCGCCTCAGCGCTCATGGTCGTGCGCCGCCGGGGCCGCCGCCCTGCCCGCCGCCGCCCATCGACTCCGTGAGGCCCTCGCCGGCGGTCGCGGTCGCGGTCCCGGCATCCGTCGACAGGGTGTAGCTCTCGCCGGCGGTGATGCCGGGGCCGCTGTAGAACGCGGCGGAGAACTCGCGGCCGGCCTCGAACGACGCGATGACGGCGCCCGAGGCATCCGTGATCTCGATCGTGTCGCCTGCCGACCCGCTCACCGCGGCCGCGACCCACGACTGCGATCCCTCCGGGACGTGCAGGGTCGAGCCCGCGACATACAGCTCGCCGCCGTCGATCGTGATGGTGCCGTTCGCGTCGAGCGAGCCTTCGCCGCCCGAGCTGCTGGGACCCGAGACCACGGTCGTGCCGCCGGTGAAGGCCATCGACCCGTTCGAGTCGATGCCGTCGCCGCGGGAGGTCACCACCACGGTCCCGCCCGAGATGGTGACGGTCTCGCCGGTGTCGGTCTCGCCGCCGCCCCCGCCCATGCCGCCCGAAGTCGACGCCGACCCGCTCGCTGCGTTGATGCCGTCGTCGCTCGAGGTGACGTCGATGCTTCCACCGGAGATCACGATGTCGGTGCCTTCGAGGCCTTCGACCGACTCCGCCACGGTGACGTCGCCGCCTCGGATCTCGAGGGTCTGCTCGGCGTGCACGCCGTCGTCGCCGGTCGTCAGCGCGAGGGTCGCGCCGCCGATCCCGACCGATCCGTCGGAGTGCACCGCGTCGTCGACGGCGTCGACGGTGATGTCGCCGCCATCGAGCGCGACGACCACGCCGGCCGAGATGCCCTTCGGCGAGTCGTCGGAGGCCGAGGCATCCGATCCGGC is a window of Microbacterium terrae DNA encoding:
- a CDS encoding DUF2283 domain-containing protein, with translation MSGRRITFDSEADAAYFAMVKDIEAGESIENVVLEREHGTIVLDFDRDGRMLGIEVLGARALLTPKTLEDAERIG
- a CDS encoding GNAT family N-acetyltransferase, which encodes MIIRHAHPDDLPGINAVHEACGRSPWDSRVLDEDPDHCVVVAVVDDTIVGAGKTHHQMDAVAPAPAGYYLGGVSVHPDHRRRGIGHALTRARIDWIWQRSDTVLYFTDDHNVASQRMHAGFGFEEIARAPALLDARADGEYLVLFRAQHPKG
- a CDS encoding DUF1697 domain-containing protein gives rise to the protein MLYVAFLRNVNQGQLGHPSTAMVVESFAAAGSDAAVPFQSNGTIVFEATDADAIVAEVVAMLGALGYRRDCFVMPASELSAIAHAWAGSPAVSRLELTLHDGGTLDVDGELATREAERRRCRLIASGPGWVVVLNDRERESNGTPAVEHAIGGSATSRSLRTVLRLLDRHALR
- a CDS encoding DUF4188 domain-containing protein, which encodes MSRIVPGRMTHRHDGELVVFHIGMQINSWWRPDLWLPVFLEMPKMLRELSTAPDSGLLGYELLFGAGGPWVVQYWSSAEKLYAYASDPSAEHRPAWSRFNRLARKAPGAVGIWHETYLVERAESMFVSTRPMGLAKATELVPVERRHDRARARFADGRTAGEPASAPVGSDAAAVSG
- a CDS encoding MerR family transcriptional regulator — encoded protein: MRISELSASTGVPIATIKYYLREGLLPEGVRTSATQAVYGDLHERRLGVIRALVSSGVSIADIRRVIAALDDPPASPHELLGLAHSAVTPPADETIDLAAAEVLATRLGWTPGMCDPALLGQIARSLETLDLAGFTVPDAVMSAYLDAAAAIAQAELSEVPAESAEAAVRYVVLGSVLVEPLLLGLRRVAEQVASSQRFGSATGAPAAPMPGQSSE
- a CDS encoding serine protein kinase RIO encodes the protein MSFLLSDAFPPSDPLRFDEPDDDLPEPGPDQRWSTWPASPPTQRGPLPHPDWVVTASGAFDTELGVVKTGKEADVFLIERAVPGEGGALLAAKRYRSAHHSDFHRSGTYEEGRTVRNTRDARAIERKTAYGRRVAATHWAGSEFAALVRAWEAGVPVPYPVQVSESEVLMEFVGDGRTAAPRLAQSRLHGDELKDAFGQVVRILEAFARGGFAHGDLSPYNLLDHHGRIVVIDLPQVVDIAANPQGLEFLHRDVVNVSAWFTRRGLVNDPEELFGGLVSLLW
- a CDS encoding Fe-S cluster assembly protein HesB — protein: MLTLTQTAAEAVKTIIERVPQAEDGGVRIRDTGAQTGFELSVAQAPEPEDTVVVTDGARVFLDTAANQALDDRILDAELAADGSVKFALAATG